In one Colletotrichum destructivum chromosome 2, complete sequence genomic region, the following are encoded:
- a CDS encoding Putative protein dopey, with the protein MALEPGSGRRSVSPESSGRESPLPRQWRNQLGAEEAPIKDKHYRKYASGIERALSLFETALQEWADYISFLNRLLKALQARHPSTTTIPSKAVVAKRLSQCLNPSLPSGVHQKALEVYSYIFATIGTDGLSKDLPLYLPGLASTLSFASLSVRSPFLDLLEHHFLDLDPRSLRPAMKSVVLALLPGLEDETSEDFDRTLRLMDSFKAAIRPANGQEQDGPHSSGDGFFWQCFFLASITGSSRRAGALAYLVRNLPKLGEPIVPGKPAKNGVQEDEQSTQLAKMVTSPEPGLLLRSFAAGLADEQLLIQRGFLDLLVTHLPLHSKVLQTNVKPGDLELLLRAAVGVVIRRDMSLNRRLWAWFLGPDPAPGESESGIESPSSTDHQHSYFASKTSYFEDHGLQPLTRALLSMINVDQGSSPGERARPYRICLSLMDRWEIGGLVVPEVFLPIVNSVRQYRDQAPRKADFNEVFRSASVFFDGVESGLIYGEIVSLLAQAIGPGTMSDKERLDKLDLVNFILANFNVREEEMVTIHAPLTALSILCMLEDTREKQQRQQAGSSRKGSPKAAEEALHISLTILDLIPDRAFPSSSANKPKRTMESGVLASLPAVELLKRIKAFYVDEQGNLDAVHVPLSPIEVGELLLQKSGQLVCEGLKNPESGSDLGAKGRILTTLLLKVPTTYQLDTTYLLSCLHERLGHSDGLSFVSYNSILYLSSHLYSAERIELVDLTELVTPLVRQAWEFLSASEPKHHVETVRSLWQLQTALTSQNRDIEAALASLIIEGDVQGSFASRPADAGRRFSVLWSHTLQDSSAERRGSRTPMVEKPPQIRMSGSENYEVMLTRPLFLMLDALLDERTQLFMTVKGWLNSLVGIDKLFLLFVRKFSSMEFLRSSRDIGSAAASANSTTFTADDDLDLCLYYLRTLSNVLRWAPDVIWAVLASTSLTVDNDHPEIAQMTGSEGDISMQEVFIHVCLRCIAGNNEPAEESIRIRATQLHRYALTVMHQILLNPYAEPLASLHLDDVLIERLLQSLRGPDPYVQVLLLDVVFDALKLRDIIISDVPASPSSEKRKMSLDPTKTLRVSTQLETKPTAPPPNLLKCLQAGLSSPSSRSVLDSWVSFLTECLPFYSDTIFQVLIPLVETLCRQVSNTFNDLQSIFRDSGSPRKDAWNAPESTLISLLNALEQVLARAHERLLAEEARTQVVKGPDQHPGFFGNMVSGVFNSDAPQTRSATANDRLTVHLAFADAVRICFTIWSWGQGSDANAQDMTSISSFNYTSLRMRNRARRLLEHLFAAETLECLETVIDIWRSSINITTPAPQSEVFNLLPALDGSRPKHTIPAIFNAIYSRTNPGALDASRKSTLTTSLQDIDLVTFLVEYARTLEDDAMDEIWLDCMAFLRDLLTNPFPHRQTLPSLLEFAAILGEKVDNTNFGEQRKMRRELGDLFLRLLTAIFTTKPMTYADAPSYEKSEKNRDGIRRATTISLASVLDRAEDVVAILASIVPNLPKILVETDRVLSAAGTISTNVISPAFRAKAFPDTVSKNTLVLLQELSRLPNNQKTWKKDVGDAFNDARFFSSSIELVRSDWLPLLRQWTVSDKERMPELLSRMTPPTTAGIVFGVGATSARLEADRKTQLNLRRTATLVLASSEDAFVAELPTILDKVVELLGATATSSPSSTMRAEIYMVVRALVLKTSAVHLAMMWPVINAELHAAISSVVAPDHSTASDTYNNTSILQACKLLDLLICVAPDDFQLHEWLFVTDTIEAVYRSTSYQPVALVDELAEELGTMGVSSSLGSISAAHLATSSSHRRPLLGAGGINDEVSIDRKDELVGKILRPFFGQLSIFAFESTYAMAPLDREFCILGLLKDLFDERSVVKAL; encoded by the exons AAGAGGCGCCCATCAAGGACAAGCACTACCGTAAATACGCATCCGGTATCGAGCGAGCTCTTTCACTGTTCGAGACGGCATTGCAGGAATGGGCAGACTACATCTCGTTCTTGAACCGCCTGCTAAAG GCACTTCAAGCTCGACACCCCTCTACCACGACCATCCCTTCGAAAGCCGTCGTCGCAAAGCGCCTATCGCAATGTCTCAACCCCTCCCTGCCGTCAGGCGTCCACCAAAAAGCCCTCGAAGTCTACAGCTACATATTCGCAACGATAGGCACCGATGGTCTCTCCAAAGACCTACCACTATACCTTCCCGGCCTGGCCTCGACCCTCTCGTTTGCGTCCCTTTCCGTCCGATCTCCTTTCCTCGACCTACTCGAACACCATTTCCTCGATTTGGACCCTCGATCGCTCCGACCGGCCATGAAGTCCGTTGTGTTGGCTCTCTTGCCCGGACTCGAGGATGAAACGAGCGAAGACTTCGATCGAACATTGCGGTTGATGGACAGTTTCAAGGCTGCCATTCGCCCCGCCAATGGCCAAGAACAGGACGGCCCCCACTCATCCGGAGACGGCTTCTTTTGGCAATgtttcttcttggcctctATCACGGGATCGAGCCGCAGAGCTGGAGCTTTGGCCTACCTAGTGAGGAACTTGCCGAAGTTGGGCGAGCCAATCGTTCCAGGAAAACCCGCCAAGAATGGTGTCCAGGAAGACGAGCAATCTACACAACTCGCGAAGATGGTCACTTCGCCCGAACCTGGGTTGCTACTGCGCTCGTTTGCTGCTGGCCTTGCTGACGAGCAGCTCCTGATCCAGCGAGGATTTCTGGACCTCTTGGTCACGCATCTTCCGCTGCACTCCAAGGTCCTGCAAACCAACGTCAAGCCAGGCGATTTGGAACTACTTCTCCGTGCGGCTGTGGGTGTCGTCATTCGGAGGGACATGAGTCTCAACAGGAGGCTTTGGGCATGGTTTCTTGGCCCGGATCCCGCGCCAGGAGAAAGCGAGAGTGGCATCgagtcgccgtcgtcaacagATCACCAGCATTCGTATTTTGCATCCAAAACCAGCTACTTTGAGGACCACGGGCTGCAGCCTCTGACCCGGGCCCTCTTGAGCATGATCAATGTCGATCAGGGATCGAGCCCCGgggagagggcgaggcctTACCGAATTTGTTTGTCGTTGATGGATCGGTGGGAGATTGGCGGCCTGGTTGTCCCCGAGGTGTTTCTCCCTATTGTTAACAGCGTCCGGCAGTACAGAGACCAAGCGCCCAGAAAGGCCGACTTCAACGAGGTATTCCGCAGTGCAAGTGTATTCTTTGATGGCGTCGAGAGTGGTCTGATCTACGGCGAGATCGTCAGTCTACTAGCACAAGCTATAGGGCCAGGGACCATGTCGGACAAGGAGCgtctcgacaagctcgactTGGTCAATTTCATTTTGGCGAATTTCAACGTTCGCGAAGAAGAAATGGTTACGATTCATGCACCGCTTACCGCCCTTTCCATCCTTTGCATGCTCGAGGATACGAGAgagaagcagcagcggcaacaAGCAGGCTCCTCTCGGAAGGGCTCACCGAAAGCTGCTGAGGAGGCATTGCACATTTCGCTGACCATCCTGGACCTCATCCCGGATCGGGCTTTTCCTTCATCTAGTGCGAACAAGCCCAAGAGGACAATGGAGTCTGGTGTCTTGGCGTCGTTGCCTGCAGTCGAACTTCTGAAGCGGATCAAGGCATTCTACGTCGATGAGCAAGGCAATCTCGATGCGGTTCATGTCCCTCTTTCTCCCATTGAGGTTGGTGAGCTTCTGTTACAGAAGTCTGGCCAGCTGGTCTGCGAAGGACTGAAGAATCCCGAGTCGGGGTCAGACTTGGGAGCTAAAGGGAGGATTCTGACCACCCTGCTACTCAAAGTGCCGACTACCTACCAGCTTGACACGACATACCTGTTATCGTGTCTCCATGAGCGTTTGGGGCACTCTGACGGACTGTCGTTTGTCTCTTACAACTCCATTCTCTACCTCTCCTCACACCTCTACTCTGCAGAACGGATAGAGCTGGTGGACCTGACCGAACTTGTCACTCCTCTTGTCCGACAGGCCTGGGAATTCTTGTCGGCTTCAGAGCCAAAACACCACGTCGAAACGGTCAGATCACTATGGCAGCTCCAGACTGCGCTTACCTCGCAAAACCGTGACATAGAGGCTGCGCTTGCCAGCTTAATCATCGAGGGTGATGTCCAGGGGTCCTTTGCGTCGCGCCCAGCAGATGCCGGGCGCCGCTTCAGCGTGTTGTGGTCCCACACATTGCAGGACTCTAGCGCCGAAAGACGCGGTTCTAGGACGCCCATGGTTGAAAAGCCTCCGCAGATTCGGATGTCTGGCTCGGAAAATTACGAAGTCATGTTGACACGGCCTCTCTTCCTCATGCTGGATGCTCTCTTGGACGAGCGGACCCAGTTGTTCATGACTGTTAAGGGGTGGTTGAACAGCTTGGTAGGCATCGACAA GTTATTCCTGCTCTTCGTACGGAAGTTTTCTTCTATGGAGTTTCTGAGATCAAGTCGCGACATTGGCTCAGCCGCTGCTTCAGCTAATTCAACTACATTCACGGCGGATGATGACCTAGACCTCTGCCTCTACTACCTCAGAACATTGTCCAATGTTCTGCGTTGGGCCCCTGATGTTATATGGGCCGTGTTGGCTTCGACCAGTCTGACAGTCGACAACGACCACCCAGAGATCGCGCAAATGA CTGGTAGCGAGGGCGACATCTCAATGCAAGAGGTCTTCATTCACGTTTGTTTACGGTGCATTGCCGGAAACAACGAGCCTGCGGAAGAGAGCATCCGGATTCGAGCCACTCAACTTCATCGCTATGCCTTGACTGTCATGCACCAGATACTCCTGAACCCTTACGCCGAGCCCCTTGCAAGTCTACACTTGGACGACGTTCTCATTGAGCGTCTTCTCCAGTCTCTACGTGGGCCTGATCCTTACGTCCAAGTCCTCCTCTTAGACGTCGTGTTCGATGCCTTGAAACTTAGAGACATCATCATCTCAGACGTTCCTGCTTCTCCGTCGTcagagaagaggaagatgagccTTGATCCCACCAAGACACTTAGAGTGTCGACACAGTTGGAGACGAAACCGACTGCACCACCGCCCAACCTGCTCAAGTGCCTCCAGGCTGGTCTGAGCTCACCCAGCAGTCGCAGCGTTCTTGACAGTTGGGTAAGCTTCTTAACAGAGTGCTTGCCATTCTATTCGGATACCATATTTCAGGTTCTTATTCCTCTCGTGGAAACGCTGTGCCGGCAGGTTTCCAACACCTTCAACGACTTGCAGTCCATTTTCAGAGACAGCGGCAGTCCTAGGAAGGATGCCTGGAATGCGCCTGAGTCGACGCTCATCTCTCTTCTCAATGCTCTGGAGCAAGTCTTGGCTCGGGCACACGAGCGACTTCTGGCTGAAGAGGCCAGAACGCAAGTTGTCAAGGGCCCAGATCAACACCCAGGGTTCTTCGGAAATATGGTGTCTGGTGTCTTCAACTCGGACGCTCCGCAAACACGCAGTGCCACTGCAAACGACAGGCTTACGGTGCACCTTGCATTCGCGGATGCTGTTCGCATTTGTTTTACTATCTGGTCCTGGGGCCAAGGCAGCGATGCAAACGCTCAAGACATGACTTCCATCTCCTCTTTCAACTACACATCACTTCGGATGAGAAACCGGGCTCGGCGACTATTGGAGCACCTCTTCGCAGCCGAGACTTTGGAGTGCCTCGAAACGGTCATTGACATCTGGCGGAGCTCTATCAACATCACCACGCCGGCTCCCCAGTCCGAAGTGTTCAACCTTCTCCCGGCATTGGATGGTTCTCGGCCTAAACACACCATACCTGCCATCTTCAATGCCATCTACAGCAGGACAAACCCTGGGGCATTGGACGCTTCAAGAAAATCGACTCTGACGACATCACTTCAAGACATTGACCTTGTCACGTTTCTGGTTGAGTATGCTCGCACACTTGAGGACGATGCGATGGACGAGATATGGCTTGACTGCATGGCATTCTTGCGCGACCTGCTCACGAACCCTTTTCCACACCGACAAACACTACCAAGTCTGTTGGAATTCGCCGCTATTCTTGGAGAAAAGGTGGACAACACCAACTTCGGCGAACAGCGTAAGATGAGGCGCGAGCTTGGA GATCTCTTCCTCCGACTTCTGACCGCTATCTTTACTACCAAGCCTATGACATATGCAGATGCGCCGTCTTACGAAAAGTCAGAGAAGAACCGTGATGGCATTCGCCGGGCCACGACGATTTCTTTGGCTAGCGTCCTTGATAGAGCTGAGGATGTAGTGGCTATCCTAGCGTCGATAGTTCCGAACCTTCCAAAGATCTTGGTCGAAACAGATCGTGTGTTGTCTGCCGCAGGCACGATATCGACAAACGTCATCAGCCCGGCGTTCAGAGCCAAGGCGTTCCCGGACACTGTGTCCAAGAACACACTTGTGCTCCTCCAGGAACTTTCCAGGCTGCCTAACAATCAAAAGACCTGGAAGAAGGATGTCGGAGATGCTTTCAACGATGCTAGGTTCTTTAGCTCGAGCATCGAGTTGGTGCGAAGCGACTGGTTACCGCTGCTGAGACAGTGGACTGTCAGCGACAAGGAGCGCATGCCTGAACTCCTGAGCCGTATGACCCCACCCACAACAGCTGGTATTGTGTTTGGTGTTGGCGCTACCTCGGCTCGTCTAGAAGCGGACCGAAAGACGCAGCTAAACCTTCGTCGCACTGCCACACTGGTCCTCGCCTCAAGCGAAGATGCCTTCGTTGCAGAACTCCCGACCATCTTGGACAAGGTAGTGGAGCTTCTTGGGGCCACGGCAACTTCCTCGCCTTCGTCCACTATGCGGGCAGAGATCTACATGGTCGTCCGCGCACTGGTACTCAAGACCAGTGCGGTTCACCTGGCTATGATGTGGCCAGTCATCAACGCCGAGCTCCACGCGGCCATCTCATCTGTGGTTGCCCCTGATCACAGCACCGCTTCTGACACCTACAACAATACGTCCATCTTGCAAGCCTGCAAGCTGCTGGACTTGCTCATCTGCGTGGCGCCGGACGATTTTCAGCTTCACGAGTGGCTCTTTGTCACGGACACTATCGAGGCCGTCTACCGGTCCACCAGCTACCAGCCCGTTGCTTTGGTCGACGAGCTTGCGGAGGAGCTTGGCACTATGGGCGTCAGCTCGTCATTGGGAAGCATTTCGGCCGCACACCTAGCCACGAGCAGCTCGCATAGACGGCCACTGCTCGGGGCCGGCGGCATCAACGATGAAGTCAGTATTGACAGGAAAGACGAGTTGGTGGGCAAGATTCTGCGGCCGTTCTTCGGGCAGCTCAGCATCTTCGCCTTCGAGTCGACGTACGCGATGGCGCCGCTCGACCGGGAGTTTTGCATTCTGGGGCTGTTGAAGGATTTGTTCGACGAACGTAGCGTGGTCAAGGCGTTGTAA